A genomic segment from Glycine soja cultivar W05 chromosome 20, ASM419377v2, whole genome shotgun sequence encodes:
- the LOC114403830 gene encoding exocyst complex component SEC5A-like isoform X3, with product MSSDSDEDELLQMALKDQAQRDVNYGKSSSNSRKPVANYVQQPKKPAPPPKQSLGKGRVAADDDDSEIEMLSISSGDEDNVQYPVAASRNKGATAAAAGRPVREDDRTWDGEEPSRWKHVDEAELARRVREMRETRSAPAPQKFVTPKFEKKGSAVGRKGLTYLQSFPRGMECVDPLGLGIIDNKTLRLITESSHSSPKTDKDIQDGNLREKFLYFSENFDAKMFLSRIHSNTSAADLEAGALALKTDFKSRTEQRKQLVKDNFDCFVSCKTTIDDIESKLRQIEDDPEGSGTSHLFNIIQEVSLQANRALKPLFERQAQAEKIRTVQGMLQRFRTLFNLPSTIRGSISKGEYDLAVREYKKAKSIALPSHIQVGILKRVLEEVEKVMNDFKTMLFKSMEDPQIDLTNLENTVRLLLDLEPESDPVWHYLNIQNRRIRGLLEKCTLDHAARMENLHNELRERALSDVRWRQIQEDMDESSDINNSPIGNTYPAVHSHPSNLPGEEVDGLRGRYIRRLTAVIIHYIPAFWKVALSVFSGKFAKSSQVPTDSNSNSSANKIEEKAGDGKYSSHSLDEVAAMICSTISLYGVKVTNIFHDLEESNVLRSYMSEAIEDISKACTALELKEAAPPIAVAAIRTLQSEIIRIYVLRLCSWMRASVEEVSKDVTWVIVSILERNKSPYGISCLPLTFRSVVASAMDQINSMLWSLRNEATKSEDMFMQLQEIQESVRLAFLNCFLDFAGSLERIGFELGQHRTDEEGSQLPNGYTHELENAPSGLHGGVIDPHQQLLTVLSNIGYCKDELSYELYDKYRHIWQHSRGKEEGNSDVEDLVNSFSALEGKVLEQYTFAKANLIRSAAMNYLLHSGIQWGAAPAVKGVRDAAVELLHTLVAVHAEVFAGAKPLLDKTLGILVEGLIDTFISIFHENEATDLSAIDTNGFCQLMLEIP from the exons ATGTCGAGCGACAGCGACGAAGACGAGCTTCTCCAGATGGCGCTGAAGGATCAAGCGCAGCGAGATGTCAACTACGGCAAATCCTCCTCCAATTCCCGGAAGCCTGTCGCCAACTACGTTCAGCAGCCCAAGAAACCCGCTCCTCCGCCGAAACAGTCGCTGGGCAAAGGCAGAGTCGCCGCCGACGACGATGATTCCGAAATCGAGATGCTCAGCATCTCCAGCGGCGACGAGGACAACGTCCAATATCCGGTTGCTGCCTCCAGGAACAAAGGCGCCACGGCTGCCGCAGCCGGAAGACCGGTGCGCGAAGACGATCGCACCTGGGATGGCGAGGAGCCTAGTCGCTGGAAGCACGTTGACGAGGCTGAG CTTGCTCGTAGGGTTCGTGAAATGAGGGAAACAAGATCAGCACCTGCACCTCAAAAATTTGTGActccaaaatttgaaaaaaaaggttCTGCAGTGGGTAGAAAGGGGCTTACCTACCTGCAGTCATTCCCTCGTGGCATGGAATGTGTTGATCCACTGGGGTTGGG GATCATAGACAACAAAACGCTAAGGTTGATCACTGAGTCTTCACATAGTTCTCCTAAGACTGACAAGGATATTCAGGATGGCAACCTACGtg AAAAATTCCTGTATTTTTCGGAGAACTTCGATGCAAAGATGTTCTTATCACGGATACACAGTAATACCAGTGCTGCCGATCTGGAGGCTGGTGCACTTGCTTTGAAAACTGATTTCAAAAGTCGTACTGAGCAGAGAAAGCAGTTGGTTAAGGACAACTTTGATTGCTTTGTCTCTTGCAAAACAACAATTGATG ATATTGAATCAAAGTTAAGACAGATTGAGGATGACCCTGAAGGGTCTGGGACTTCCCATTTGTTTAATATTATTCAGGAAGTTAGTTTGCAGGCTAATCGTGCCCTGAAGCCTTTATTTGAGAGACAG GCTCAAGCAGAAAAAATTAGGACTGTCCAAGGTATGCTACAAAGGTTTCGAACACTTTTCAACCTACCAAGTACTATCCGTGGCAGCATTAGCAAGGGTGAATATGATTTAGCTGTTAGGGAGTACAAGAAGGCCAAATCGATTGCTCTGCCCTCCCAT ATTCAGGTAGGTATCCTAAAACGTGTTCTTGAAGAGGTTGAGAAAGTGATGAATGACTTCAAGACTATGCTTTTCAAGTCTATGGAAGATCCACAAATAGATCTgacaaat CTTGAGAATACTGTGAGATTACTGTTGGATTTGGAGCCGGAGTCAGATCCAGTATGGCATTATTTGAATATACAG AATCGGAGAATTCGTGGTCTGCTTGAGAAGTGTACTTTAGATCATGCGGCTAGAATGGAAAATTTGCATAATGAGTTGCGTGAAAGGGCTCTTTCTGATGTCAGATGGAGGCAGATTCAAGAAGATATGGATGAATCT TCAGATATCAACAACTCTCCTATTGGTAATACCTATCCTGCGGTCCACTCTCATCCATCGAATCTACCTGGTGAGGAGGTTGATGGTTTAAGAGGAAGGTATATCCGCAGATTAACTGCTGTAATCATCCATTACATACCAGCTTTCTGGAAGGTTGCACTCTCTGTTTTCAGTGGAAAATTTGCTAAg TCTTCCCAAGTTCCCACTGATTCAAATTCCAACAGTTCtgcaaataaaattgaagaaaaagctgGAGATGGGAAATACTCAAGTCATTCTCTTGATGAAGTTGCTGCAATGATATGCAGCACAATATCACTGTACGGAGTCAAG gttactaatatttttcatgATCTAGAGGAATCAAATGTCCTCAGGTCCTACATGAGTGAGGCCATAGAAGATATATCTAAAGCATGCACAGCTTTGGAATTGAAGGAAGCTGCTCCTCCGATTGCTG TTGCTGCTATCCGAACATTGCAATCAGAGATTATAAGGATTTACGTACTGAGGCTTTGCTCTTGGATGCGAGCATCAGTTGAAGAGGTTTCAAAGGATGTGACATGGGTTATTGTTTCAATTCTTGAAAGGAACAAATCCCCATACGGAATCTCATGTTTGCCTTTAACATTCCGTTCAGTTGTAGCCTCGGCAATGGATCAAATCAATTC GATGCTTTGGTCCTTAAGGAATGAAGCAACAAAGTCAGAGGATATGTTTATGCAActtcaagaaattcaagaatCTGTCAGACTTGCATTTTTAAATTGCTTCCTGGATTTTGCTG GTAGTTTAGAGCGTATTGGGTTCGAACTTGGCCAACATAGAACAGATGAAGAGGGCTCCCAGTTACCAAATGGATATACACATGAATTGGAAAATGCACCTTCTGGTCTTCATGGAGGTGTTATTGATCCCCATCAACAGTTATTGACTGTTCTAAGCAATATCGGATATTGCAAAGATGAACTTTCTTATGAGTTGTATGACAAATACAGACACATCTGGCAGCATTCCAG GGggaaggaagaaggaaacagTGATGTAGAAGATCTTGTGAATAGTTTCTCAGCGCTTGAAGGGAAGGTCCTTGAACAATATACTTTTGCAAAG GCAAACTTGATCAGATCTGCTGCCATGAATTATCTGCTGCATTCTGGCATTCAGTGGGGAGCAGCACCTGCAGTTAAA GGTGTCCGTGATGCAGCAGTAGAGTTGCTGCACACATTGGTAGCTGTGCATGCAGAG GTTTTTGCTGGTGCTAAACCTCTGTTGGATAAAACGCTTGGCATTCTTGTGGAAGGCTTGATTGACACATTCATCAGCATTTTTCATGAAAATGAAGCTACAGATCTTAGTGCAATTGATACAAATGGATTCTGTCAGCTCATGCTTGAG ATTCCTTGA